In Bacteriovorax sp. Seq25_V, the following are encoded in one genomic region:
- a CDS encoding endonuclease I family protein — MFGRLDNENGEVCCVYSDHKCLRTKSVPDHTKMNVEHTWPQSKGAVGDAKSDLHHLYPADSKVNSTRSNFPFCEVSSLKWQNKVSKQGKNKWGENCFEPPAGHKGNVARASFYFAIKYGKQIDEHEEKILREWNKEDPVDQDEVDRNRVIYNYQGNSNVFVEHPEFVDQIKNF; from the coding sequence ATTTTCGGTCGTCTCGATAATGAAAATGGGGAAGTTTGTTGTGTTTATTCTGACCACAAATGCTTGAGAACAAAAAGTGTTCCTGACCATACGAAAATGAATGTTGAGCATACTTGGCCACAATCTAAAGGTGCGGTTGGAGATGCAAAAAGTGACCTGCACCACTTATACCCAGCAGATTCAAAAGTTAATTCAACAAGATCTAACTTCCCATTCTGTGAAGTATCTAGTCTAAAATGGCAAAATAAAGTAAGTAAACAAGGTAAGAATAAGTGGGGAGAGAATTGTTTTGAGCCACCGGCAGGCCACAAGGGTAATGTTGCACGAGCAAGTTTTTACTTTGCAATAAAATATGGGAAACAAATTGACGAGCATGAAGAAAAAATTCTTCGTGAATGGAATAAAGAAGACCCAGTTGATCAAGATGAAGTTGATAGAAATAGAGTAATCTATAATTATCAAGGAAATTCAAACGTATTCGTTGAGCATCCAGAGTTTGTTGATCAAATCAAAAACTTCTAA
- a CDS encoding ABC transporter substrate-binding protein has translation MNKKLIKVLLTISLIFQATAKEIKLSCFNYPPFFMSPDISPSNEGIIIELLRDIYKEAGYKISIRWTNLPRAIQQTVSGQSDAICSLNDRTASKEIDLIRTRLINSRVAVIVRKSDKLIYKGVKSLADRVVGNIEGFIYEDSSPAYQAMLDSGPNKVVALSGEDSFQRLFNLISKSRVDVFAVNLEILYFTFDRKYINENFRIAGYLENNLIGYFGVSSKSEKALEIKTIFQSKIRQKLKSNSFRKIVNKYQKN, from the coding sequence ATGAATAAAAAATTAATTAAGGTACTACTAACAATAAGCTTGATCTTCCAGGCCACGGCCAAAGAGATCAAGCTTTCATGCTTTAATTATCCACCATTCTTTATGTCTCCTGACATTAGTCCAAGTAATGAAGGTATTATCATTGAACTTTTACGAGATATATATAAGGAAGCGGGATATAAAATATCTATTCGCTGGACAAATTTGCCAAGGGCAATACAACAGACAGTAAGTGGCCAGTCAGATGCAATATGTTCTTTGAACGATAGAACAGCAAGCAAAGAGATTGATCTTATCAGAACAAGGCTTATAAACTCTCGAGTAGCAGTAATAGTGAGAAAATCTGATAAGCTCATATACAAAGGTGTTAAATCTCTAGCAGATAGAGTGGTCGGCAATATAGAGGGCTTTATCTATGAAGACTCATCTCCTGCCTATCAAGCAATGCTCGACTCAGGACCAAATAAAGTGGTGGCCCTTTCTGGTGAAGATAGTTTCCAAAGACTTTTTAACTTGATTAGTAAATCTCGAGTAGATGTATTTGCAGTAAACCTTGAGATCTTGTACTTCACATTCGATCGCAAATATATCAATGAAAACTTCCGAATAGCAGGCTACTTGGAAAATAATCTTATCGGCTATTTTGGAGTGTCCTCAAAATCAGAGAAGGCCCTTGAAATTAAGACGATTTTTCAATCTAAAATCAGACAAAAATTGAAGTCAAATTCATTTCGAAAAATTGTGAACAAATACCAAAAAAATTAA
- a CDS encoding 2OG-Fe(II) oxygenase, translated as MNNQLETHGYLITTLNLPPLVRELVKQEDWTALDSLMFEYTAPGGLIFETMAKYCDVKIMEFIISLRESKNEWEEDGIWHDDGSRILAFSLSLTTDAPEGGVLEIRKKNTELSEKIKTPKWGNMIIFKTGIHGFEHKINKVEAGRRLIIAGWCS; from the coding sequence ATGAATAATCAACTCGAGACTCACGGCTACCTAATCACTACATTAAATCTTCCTCCGCTGGTCAGAGAGCTTGTAAAACAAGAAGACTGGACAGCTCTTGATAGTCTCATGTTCGAGTATACCGCTCCTGGAGGATTGATATTTGAAACCATGGCAAAGTATTGTGACGTAAAGATCATGGAGTTTATTATCTCCCTTAGAGAGTCTAAAAATGAGTGGGAAGAGGATGGTATCTGGCATGATGATGGCTCACGTATCCTCGCCTTTTCCCTATCGCTGACGACAGACGCACCGGAGGGTGGCGTTTTAGAAATACGAAAGAAAAATACTGAATTGAGTGAAAAGATTAAAACACCCAAATGGGGCAATATGATTATTTTTAAGACCGGAATTCATGGCTTCGAACATAAGATAAATAAAGTCGAAGCCGGTCGTAGACTGATTATTGCAGGCTGGTGCTCTTAG